The proteins below come from a single Bombus pyrosoma isolate SC7728 linkage group LG10, ASM1482585v1, whole genome shotgun sequence genomic window:
- the LOC122571799 gene encoding uncharacterized protein LOC122571799 isoform X1 translates to MKYQQISVDFISMVYTACSYLALAGVVWIFLRLIQACFWLPRHLKRQNNVQRMLQDKMEGYEKYILECERKEKIEQELQGGDAKFDPEQAEKWKERRECLEMLKRELSKIRDGGDDSQDWDYLLEDDEKKEASITEIQDDEISKDGPNGKINASTNVIKQVADSEEKKDK, encoded by the exons ATGAAGTACCAGCAGATCTCGGTCGATTTTATAAGTATGGTGTACACCGCTTGTTCGTACTTGGCTCTCGCTGGAGTCGTTTGGATATTCTTACGGCTCATCCAGGCGTGCTTTTGGTTACCACGCCATCTGAAAAGACAAAATAATGTTCAACGGATGCTGCAAGACAAG ATGGAGGGCTATGAGAAGTACATATTGGaatgcgaaagaaaagaaaagattgaaCAAGAATTGCAAGGCGGGGATGCCAAGTTTGATCCCGAGCAAGCGGAGAAATggaaagaacgaagagaatGTCTGGAAATGTTGAAGAGGGAATTAAGTAAGATTCGCGATGGCGGTGACGATTCGCAAGACTGGGACTATCTCTTGGAAGATGATGAAAAGAAGGAAGCTAGTATTACAGAAATTCAAGATGACGAAATTTCTAAAGATGGACCTAATGGTAAAATAAACGCAAGCACGAACGTGATCAAACAAGTAGCCGATTCGGAGGAGAAAAAGGACAAATAA
- the LOC122571799 gene encoding uncharacterized protein LOC122571799 isoform X2, translating into MVYTACSYLALAGVVWIFLRLIQACFWLPRHLKRQNNVQRMLQDKMEGYEKYILECERKEKIEQELQGGDAKFDPEQAEKWKERRECLEMLKRELSKIRDGGDDSQDWDYLLEDDEKKEASITEIQDDEISKDGPNGKINASTNVIKQVADSEEKKDK; encoded by the exons ATGGTGTACACCGCTTGTTCGTACTTGGCTCTCGCTGGAGTCGTTTGGATATTCTTACGGCTCATCCAGGCGTGCTTTTGGTTACCACGCCATCTGAAAAGACAAAATAATGTTCAACGGATGCTGCAAGACAAG ATGGAGGGCTATGAGAAGTACATATTGGaatgcgaaagaaaagaaaagattgaaCAAGAATTGCAAGGCGGGGATGCCAAGTTTGATCCCGAGCAAGCGGAGAAATggaaagaacgaagagaatGTCTGGAAATGTTGAAGAGGGAATTAAGTAAGATTCGCGATGGCGGTGACGATTCGCAAGACTGGGACTATCTCTTGGAAGATGATGAAAAGAAGGAAGCTAGTATTACAGAAATTCAAGATGACGAAATTTCTAAAGATGGACCTAATGGTAAAATAAACGCAAGCACGAACGTGATCAAACAAGTAGCCGATTCGGAGGAGAAAAAGGACAAATAA
- the LOC122571299 gene encoding uncharacterized protein LOC122571299, whose amino-acid sequence MRSSNFGKLRVQARQIDDGIEKLNTTWKLPHVLIGRFAECTAESDFYTEAMWNVIKSTQSGIEQTLTEMKEDSIHMEEFLQETKAQYESLKEQCDNLETVFEEYGYRYDENDVLEESNANSTRSPNQNSVEETENLKVEFTPNLSWKCKVKENGLSSACKDNYKSHMFMTALTNTSTSVSDHSSQGLL is encoded by the exons atgCGTTCAAGTAATTTTGGAAAACTGAGAGTTCAAGCTCGACAAATTGATGACGGTATTGAAAAACTAAATACAACATGGAAACTTCCACACGTTCTAATCGGACGTTTTGCAGAATGTACTGCAGAATCAGATTTTTATACCGAAGCTATGTGGAATGTTATAAAAAGTACACAG AGTGGGATAGAACAAACTTTGacagaaatgaaagaagattcAATTCATATGGAAGAATTTCTTCAAGAAACTAAGGCACAATATGAAAGCTTAAAAGAGCAGTGCGATAATTTGGAGACTGTTTTTGAAGAGTATGGTTATCGCTACGATGAAAATGATGTCTTGGAAGA atcAAATGCTAACAGTACAAGGAGCCCCAATCAAAACTCAGTTGAAGAAACAGAAAACTTAAAAGTTGAATTTACTCCTAATCTTAGTTGGAAAtgtaaagtaaaagaaaatggatTATCATCAGCAtgtaaagataattataagTCACATATGTTTATGACAGCTTTAACTAATACTTCAACATCAGTTTCTGATCATAGTTCACAAGGATTACTATGA
- the LOC122571300 gene encoding ribonuclease P protein subunit rpr2 isoform X1, protein MDTNTKLCQGKDIFERMNYLYQASYLMALKNRVAASYYGNIMVGCAKKSVLRIESDIKRTICKCCQSPLIPGETARVRLVSKPVKSVKWTCLTCLSVKRYPTKEGHKLWIEQPNSVVQIFNYAPKSLDNKSNIEVKKKNLDKGEHMDTEKS, encoded by the exons ATGG ataCAAATACAAAACTATGCCAAggtaaagatatttttgaaaggaTGAACTATTTGTATCAG GCAAGTTACCTAATGGCATTGAAAAATAGAGTAGCAGCATCatattatggaaatataatGGTTGGTTGTGCAAAAAAATCAGTTTTAAGAAT agAATCAGATATTAAAAGGACAATTTGTAAATGTTGTCAATCACCACTTATACCTGGTGAAACTGCAAGGGTGCGATTAGTGTCAAAACCGGTAAAAAGTGTGAAGTGGACATGTTTAACATGTTTAAGTGTTAAAAGATATCCCACAAAAGAAGGACATAAATTATGGATTGAACAACCTAATTCGGTagttcaaattttcaattatgcaCCAAAATCGTTAGATAATAAGTCTAATATTgaggtaaaaaaaaagaatttggaTAAAGGAGAACATATGGATACTGAAAAGAGTTAA
- the LOC122571798 gene encoding ubiquitin carboxyl-terminal hydrolase 1 has translation MTVLETEEDADKRSVPPRKKLCLSLSGRARTISNNISQAPQISERESLLNRDTYTHSTIKMLNGYRNQLSNHQDGSYDVSNSGTEGLRIATLCNLGNTCFLNSVIYTLRFAPSFLHNLHHLATDLSNLNDKQLQTKIKSSSLGRTGVSLTSSGSRSWSSKDLLALAGPTGDSNKHRIQIATEKLHELFMALRASEARENSEPYQPDAFLQALRDVNPIFEGNQQQDAHELLVCLLDNIRETFQLLVRHRESQFGQNNDGLSDFSTEHLTDVQSEGSNSNKRSIRKSRKKKKITTRGSSSCLVQSNLNGVSVPSRPYEHMKYYMKYCMKYENGHAEFPETNGEISSHRLESKKCFISEDFEGVSLLRTTCLECEHVTERKETFCDICVPIDIDRSSEKDKEVRPMDSSEVYKRAVVTSELLWGRDKYWCARCLRYNEARRAVCFPSLPRLLILQLKRFSTAAGSMEKINNHMPTPLTLQCFCEECNNDQTRGTTSGRSESRHVYKLYSVIMHQGATMTAGHYVAYTRLPDESAFAEYFQCDRGSKRQTSGQGSSSSTNTNSSSSDKTSGILKYFRSKPSASESKEQLIRFGCRSMDCCGIRRHKHTSTWLECDDEAVHVIPLRELEDKLAPNPRNSATPYLLFYVRSMT, from the exons ATGACAGTAttagaaacagaagaagatGCGGATAAACGTTCAGTTCCCCCTAGGAAGAAACTTTGCTTATCCCTTTCTGGCCGTGCACGTACAATTTCTAACAACATTTCTCAGGCTCCTCAGATTTCAGAGAGGGAGAGCCTTTTAAACAGAGATACCTATACACATA GTACAATCAAAATGTTGAATGGTTATCGCAATCAATTGAGCAATCACCAAGATGGAAGTTATGATGTATCGAATAGTGGTACAGAAGGATTAAGAATAGCTACTTTATGTAATTTAGGAAATACATGTTTTTTGAACAGTGTGATATATACGTTACGATTTGCACCATCCTTCCTACATAATTTGCATCATTTGGCCACCGATTTGTctaatttaaatgataaacaACTTCAAACAAAA ataAAGTCATCATCTTTGGGAAGAACTGGTGTGTCACTTACATCAAGTGGCAGCAGGAGTTGGAGCAGTAAAGACTTATTAGCTTTGGCTGGACCTACTGGAGATAGTAACAAACATAGAATACAAATAGCTACTGAGAAGTTACATGAATTGTTCATGGCATTACGTGCATCTGAAGCAAGAGAAAACAGTGAACCGTATCAACCAGATGCATTTTTGCAAGCTCTtag AGATGTGAATCCTATCTTTGAAGGAAATCAACAGCAAGATGCTCATGAGCTTTTAGTGTGTTTACTAGATAACATCAGGGAAACATTCCAATTGTTGGTCAGGCATAGAGAAAGTCAGTTTGGACAAAATAACGATGGATTATCAGACTTCTCTACAGAACATTTAACAGATGTACAATCAGAAGGTAGTAATTCCAACAAAAGAAGCATTCGTAAAtctagaaaaaagaaaaagataacaaCAAGGGGAAGTTCATCTTGTCTTGTACAATCGAATCTAAACGGTGTATCAGTACCTTCTAGACCATATgaacatatgaaatattatatgaagtactgtatgaaatatgaaaatggtCATGCTGAATTTCCGGAAACTAATGGAGAGATAAGTAGTCATAGACTGGAAAGCAAAAAGTGTTTTATTTCTGAAGATTTTGAGGGAGTTAGCCTTTTGCGGACTACATGTCTAGAGTGTGAGCATGTTACagaacgaaaggaaacatTTTGCGATATATGTGTGCCTATTGATATAGACAGATCAAGTGAAAAAG aTAAAGAAGTAAGACCAATGGACAGTAGTGAAGTATACAAACGTGCAGTAGTTACTAGTGAACTTCTTTGGGGTAGAGATAAATATTGGTGCGCTCGTTGTCTTCGTTATAATGAAGCTCGCAGAGCTGTGTGTTTTCCATCTTTACCAAGGCTACTTATATTGCAGCTGAAAAGATTTTCTACTGCAGCAGG gtcaatggaaaaaattaataatcatatGCCAACACCGTTAACATTACAATGTTTTTGCGAAGAATGCAACAATGATCAAACACGGGGAACTACAAGTGGCAGATCAGAGTCACGACATGTATATAAGTTATATTCTGTAATTATGCACCAGGGTGCGACAATGACAGCTGGTCATTATGTCGCTTATACTCGTTTACCTGATGAATCTGCATTcgcagaatattttcaatgcgATCGAGGTAGTAAACGACAAACTTCTGGTCAGGGTAGTAGCAGCAGCACAAACACAAACTCGTCTTCATCAGACAAAACATCcggtatattaaaatactttagaAGTAAACCAAGTGCTAGTGAATCTAAGGAACAATTAATTCGATTTGGTTGTCGTAGTATGGATTGTTGTGGTATTCGACGTCATAAACATACTAGCACATGGCTGGAATGTGATGACGAGGCAGTACATGTAATCCCATTACGAGAGTTAGAAGATAAATTAGCGCCAAATCCACGAAATTCCGCCACTCCTTACCTCCTGTTCTATGTAAGATCCAtgacgtaa
- the LOC122571300 gene encoding ribonuclease P protein subunit rpr2 isoform X2, with amino-acid sequence MNYLYQASYLMALKNRVAASYYGNIMVGCAKKSVLRIESDIKRTICKCCQSPLIPGETARVRLVSKPVKSVKWTCLTCLSVKRYPTKEGHKLWIEQPNSVVQIFNYAPKSLDNKSNIEVKKKNLDKGEHMDTEKS; translated from the exons aTGAACTATTTGTATCAG GCAAGTTACCTAATGGCATTGAAAAATAGAGTAGCAGCATCatattatggaaatataatGGTTGGTTGTGCAAAAAAATCAGTTTTAAGAAT agAATCAGATATTAAAAGGACAATTTGTAAATGTTGTCAATCACCACTTATACCTGGTGAAACTGCAAGGGTGCGATTAGTGTCAAAACCGGTAAAAAGTGTGAAGTGGACATGTTTAACATGTTTAAGTGTTAAAAGATATCCCACAAAAGAAGGACATAAATTATGGATTGAACAACCTAATTCGGTagttcaaattttcaattatgcaCCAAAATCGTTAGATAATAAGTCTAATATTgaggtaaaaaaaaagaatttggaTAAAGGAGAACATATGGATACTGAAAAGAGTTAA